A genomic window from Solanum dulcamara chromosome 11, daSolDulc1.2, whole genome shotgun sequence includes:
- the LOC129874852 gene encoding homeobox-leucine zipper protein HAT22-like, with translation MGFDDICNTGLVLGLGFSSTADQKSRKITAPVVVSKGPSLGFEPSLTLSLISGDRTYEQQPIKISESADLYRQDSTGASSYSNASVKRERDVGSEETTTEIERVSSRVISDEDDDGSNARKKLRLTKAQSALLEESFKIHSTLNPKQKQDLARELNLRPRQVEVWFQNRRARTKLKQTEVDCEFLKKCCDTLTEENRRLHKELQELKALKIPQPLYMQLPAATLTMCPSCERIGGENPSKNAFTIAQKPHFYSPFTNPSAAC, from the exons ATGGGGTTTGATGATATTTGCAACACTGGCCTAGTTTTAGGATTAGGCTTTTCCTCAACGGCCGATCAGAAATCAAGGAAAATAACAGCACCAGTAGTAGTAAGCAAAGGTCCGTCTCTTGGGTTTGAACCTTCACTAACTTTAAGCCTAATTTCCGGTGATCGTACCTACGAACAACAGCCGATTAAAATTAGCGAATCGGCTGATTTGTACAGACAAGATAGTACTGGTGCCTCTTCCTACTCAAATGCTAGTGTGAAAAGGGAGAGAGATGTTGGTAGTGAAGAGACAACGACGGAAATAGAAAGAGTTTCCTCCAGAGTTATAAGCGATGAAGATGATGATGGCTCTAACGCTAGGAAGAAACTTAGGCTCACTAAAGCGCAATCCGCTCTTTTAGAGGAAAGCTTCAAGATACACAGCACTCTCAATCCT AAACAAAAACAGGATTTAGCCAGAGAACTCAATTTAAGGCCTCGCCAAGTTGAAGTTTGGTTCCAGAACAGAAGAGCCAG AACAAAGCTGAAGCAAACAGAGGTAGACTGTGAATTCCTGAAAAAATGCTGTGACACACTGACAGAAGAAAACAGAAGACTTCACAAGGAATTGCAGGAACTGAAAGCTCTAAAAATACCACAACCTTTGTACATGCAGTTGCCGGCGGCAACCTTAACCATGTGTCCTTCATGCGAGAGGATCGGCGGAGAAAATCCGTCGAAAAATGCTTTTACTATAGCTCAAAAGCCTCACTTCTACAGTCCATTCACCAATCCCTCGGCAGCTTGTTAA